A stretch of the Bacillus sp. BGMRC 2118 genome encodes the following:
- a CDS encoding sigma-70 family RNA polymerase sigma factor, producing the protein MTMYGSTILRIVYSYVKDEQIAEDLTQDIFVKAFKNLHTFKGEASMKTWLIRIATNHAKDYLRSWHYKTVIVKEFVGMGSNSTDRTPEQQLLDKVEYSALTQAIFGLPTKYREIIILFYYQDLTLKEISEILSINVNTIKSRMTRGRTLLREKMSENSEEGSIREL; encoded by the coding sequence ATGACGATGTACGGTAGCACGATATTACGAATTGTATACTCTTATGTTAAAGATGAACAAATAGCCGAAGACCTTACACAAGATATTTTTGTAAAGGCATTTAAGAATTTACATACGTTTAAAGGTGAAGCGAGTATGAAGACATGGCTTATCCGAATTGCAACTAACCATGCAAAAGATTATTTGAGAAGCTGGCACTATAAAACGGTTATAGTAAAGGAGTTTGTTGGGATGGGAAGCAATTCAACTGACCGAACACCTGAACAACAGTTGCTGGACAAAGTGGAATATTCAGCTTTAACTCAGGCAATTTTCGGTTTACCGACAAAATATAGAGAAATTATTATTTTATTTTATTATCAAGACCTGACGTTAAAGGAAATTAGTGAAATCTTAAGCATCAATGTGAACACGATTAAATCAAGAATGACCAGAGGGAGAACATTACTAAGGGAAAAGATGAGTGAAAATAGCGAGGAGGGATCGATTCGTGAACTATAA
- a CDS encoding DUF4870 domain-containing protein produces the protein MWKLHIKKRSKRTVPLLPKENIMNKKERFLASFCYFSAILNIFTVVGGVVSAVTIYFANSESIIKEHAKKAIVVQSITLFITIISHPWFILTLYPEAMNKYGLNLLIAGGLVQLVFILWNVILGYKVLNRSQANSVVS, from the coding sequence ATGTGGAAATTACATATCAAAAAAAGAAGCAAGAGAACCGTCCCTCTGCTTCCAAAGGAGAATATTATGAATAAAAAAGAAAGATTTCTAGCTTCATTTTGTTATTTCAGTGCTATTTTAAACATATTTACAGTGGTTGGCGGTGTAGTTAGTGCGGTTACCATTTATTTTGCAAACTCTGAGAGCATTATTAAAGAACATGCGAAAAAGGCTATTGTAGTTCAAAGTATTACTTTGTTCATAACGATTATTTCGCATCCTTGGTTCATTCTGACTCTCTACCCAGAAGCAATGAATAAATATGGCCTAAATCTACTGATTGCTGGTGGACTCGTACAATTGGTCTTTATCTTATGGAATGTCATACTAGGATATAAAGTATTAAATCGGTCCCAAGCAAATAGCGTAGTGTCTTAA